The Planctomycetaceae bacterium genome has a window encoding:
- a CDS encoding type II secretion system protein yields MPTQQQEMDVMNRRHAFTLVELLIVIAIIALLVGILVPVIGNSMSEANKTKCASNLRVIGGALHQFAHANKSRFPSIESVAPGNAYGKIGHNNNDPATLDVADATRPLFMLMAVPDNAAARSVNYAVPGAFVCPGASGASPDPMDLPNQVGFNSYRNISYSYQHQIKTGTTGFLLGLLTSKDKVVLADKSPLTAHGTVTGDNAAGGKWYRMDPTTANHGALSTNHGGGEQNILRADTSVSRTSSVAIGPDNNTIWDPSNKLTGALTVDELPQSADDVFLVP; encoded by the coding sequence GTGCCGACGCAGCAACAGGAGATGGACGTGATGAACCGCCGCCATGCCTTTACCCTCGTCGAGTTGTTGATCGTCATAGCGATTATCGCCTTGCTGGTGGGCATCCTGGTTCCCGTGATCGGCAATTCGATGAGTGAGGCCAACAAGACCAAATGCGCGTCAAACCTTCGGGTCATCGGCGGGGCTCTGCACCAGTTCGCCCATGCGAACAAATCCCGCTTTCCCTCGATCGAATCTGTTGCCCCCGGCAACGCTTACGGGAAGATCGGCCACAATAACAACGATCCGGCCACGCTCGACGTGGCCGATGCGACTCGCCCGCTGTTCATGCTGATGGCGGTGCCCGACAACGCCGCTGCCCGCAGCGTGAACTACGCAGTGCCAGGGGCCTTCGTCTGCCCCGGCGCCAGCGGGGCCTCGCCGGATCCGATGGACCTGCCCAACCAGGTGGGATTCAACTCTTACAGGAACATCTCATATTCCTACCAGCACCAGATCAAGACCGGCACGACGGGGTTCCTGCTGGGATTGCTGACGAGCAAGGATAAGGTAGTGCTGGCTGACAAGAGCCCGCTGACGGCGCACGGGACGGTGACCGGCGACAATGCCGCGGGGGGCAAGTGGTACAGGATGGACCCCACAACCGCCAACCACGGGGCGCTGTCGACCAATCACGGCGGCGGCGAGCAGAACATCCTGCGCGCCGACACCTCCGTCAGCAGGACATCATCGGTGGCCATCGGCCCGGACAACAACACCATCTGGGATCCGTCCAATAAATTGACCGGCGCTCTGACCGTGGATGAACTGCCCCAGAGCGCCGATGATGTCTTTCTGGTCCCTTGA